The Cyclopterus lumpus isolate fCycLum1 chromosome 6, fCycLum1.pri, whole genome shotgun sequence genome contains a region encoding:
- the ddx11 gene encoding ATP-dependent DNA helicase DDX11 isoform X1: MENGRAQFPFPYQPYDIQEQFMQALYKTLDQGKVGIFESPTGTGKSLSLICGALSWLTDHEEKSRQKTAALLHEGEASLSTSTAPSSAPSSSAEPDWITDFVHKKAERDLVSKLKEEELKRKKRAERLEMIRNNVQLKYAMKRKSCEDEEAFKLLQLSKEEETEAQGDQEDEELIIAEYESDDESKTRSRFCGAEDDTDDELVEEHVNKIYYCSRTHSQLAQFVHEVQKSPFSKDISLVTLGSRQNLCINEEVRRLGSIQRINDCCMEMQKNKREKPHHKEGAKRKRGPAKPVCPYNKASALQQMRDSVLGTVHDIEQMLKLGRETHSCPYYATRLAVPPAQLVVLPYQMLLHEATRRAAGVQLKGQVVIIDEAHNLSDTLSSIHSAELTGAQLCRAHSQLTQYADRYKSRLKAKNLMYIKQILFVIEGLVRVLGGKVGQNPQSQTTQTGTELHSINNFLFKAQIDNINLFKLQRYFEKSMISRKLVGFVEKYAGSGVSLHTPSSSNKENRRTEGLNRYLQTLQSTQINAPVSPADQQGSEAEKVLSASPMMQVEVFFMALTNSNTDGRVLAHRQGTLSESSVKFLLLNPAVHFAEVLKQCRAVIIAGGTMQPVSDFKQELLFSAGVGEERITEFSCGHVIPPENILPLVLCSGPSGQELDFTFQNRDSPRMMDETGRILSNICNVVPGGVVCFFPSYEYSRRIVSHWEASGALTRLANKKKIFQEPKKANQVEQVLSEFSRCIQRCAVDAGGLTGALLFSVVGGKMSEGINFSDDLGRCVVMVGMPYPNIKSPELQEKMSYLDKHLPHSGGRSPGQALIENLCMKAVNQSIGRAIRHRGDYSSIVMCDRRYSRPATLSKLPTWIKSRTSTHTTFGPAFAALRKFFLEKQRQV; the protein is encoded by the exons ATGGAGAATGGCAGGGCTCAATTTCCATTTCCCTACCAGCCCTATGACATCCAGGAGCAGTTCATGCAGGCACTGTACAAGACACTTGACCAAGGCAAAGTGGGGATCTTTGAAAGTCCGACTggaacg GGCAAGTCTCTGAGTCTAATATGTGGAGCGCTGAGCTGGCTCACAGACCATGAGGagaagagcagacagaagaCCGCTGCTCTGCTGCATGAAGGAGAAGCATCTCTCTCCACGTCTACTGCTCCGTCCTCTGCTCCGAGCTCCTCAGCAGAGCCGGACTGGATCACGGATTTTGTTCACAAGAAGGCAGAACGTGACTTGGTGTCAAAGTTGAAG GAAGAAGaattgaaaagaaagaagagggcAGAACGATTAGAAATGATCAGAAACAATGTTCAACTTAAGTatgcaatgaaaagaaaa agctgtgaagatgaagaagcaTTCAAATTGCTCCAGCTCAGTAAAGAGGAAGAGACCGAGGCACAAGGCGATCAAGAGGACGAGGAGCTTATCATTGCAGAATATGAGAGTGACGATGAGTCAAAGACTAGGAGCAG GTTTTGTGGTGCTGAGGATGACACAGATGACGAATTGGTTGAAGAACATGTGAATAAG ATTTACTACTGCAGTCGCACACACTCCCAGCTGGCCCAATTTGTCCATGAGGTTCAAAAGAGCCCCTTCAGCAAGGACATCAGTCTGGTCACACTGGGCTCACGGCAG AATCTGTGTATCAACGAAGAGGTGCGTCGCCTGGGTAGCATCCAGCGCATTAACGACTGCTGCATGgagatgcagaaaaacaaacGTG AGAAGCCACATCATAAAGAAGGTGCAAAACGTAAGCGAGGCCCAGCAAAGCCTGTGTGTCCCTATAATAAAGCGTCGGCACTGCAGCAGATGAGGGACAGCGTTCTGGGGACCGTCCACGACATTGAGCAGATGCTGAAGCTGGGCAGGGAAACACATTCGTGTCCCTACTACGCCACTCGCCTCGCTGTTCCACCTGCACAG TTGGTGGTGTTGCCCTATCAGATGTTGCTGCATGAGGCCACAAGGAGGGCAGCAGGGGTCCAGCTGAAGGGACAG gtgGTGATTATAGATGAAGCTCACAATCTTAGTGACACACTCTCCAGTATACACAGCGCAGAGCTCACTGGAGCACAG CTTTGCCGTGCCCACTCGCAGCTTACCCAGTATGCAGACCGCTATAA GAGCAGACTGAAGGCAAAGAACCTGATGTACATCAAACAGATTCTCTTTGTGATTGAAGGGCTTGTCCGGGTGCTGGgag GTAAGGTGGGGCAGAATCCGCAGAGCCAGACGACACAAACAG GAACCGAACTGCACAGCATCAACAACTTCCTCTTCAAGGCTCAGATCGACAATATCAACTTGTTTAAG TTACAGAGATACTTTGAGAAGAGCATGATTAGCAGAAAA CTAGTAGGCTTTGTGGAGAAGTACGCAGGATCAGGTGTGAGTCTGCACACTCCGAGCAGCTCTAACAAGGAGAACCGGCGCACAGAGGGCCTAAACCGATACCTTCAAACACTGCAGAGCACCCAGATAAATGCGCCAG TTTCCCCAGCAGACCAGCAGGGGTCAGAAGCAGAGAAAGTTCTGTCTGCGTCTCCCATGATGCAAGTGGAGGTTTTCTTCATGGCTCTCACCAACAGCAACACTGATGGCAGAGTGTTGGCGCACAGACAAG GTACTTTATCAGAGAGCAGTGTCAAGTTCCTGCTGTTGAATCCAGCGGTCCACTTTGCCGAGGTGCTGAAGCAGTGCAGAGCAGTTATCATCGCAGGAGGAACCATGCAGCCT GTTTCAGACTTCAAACAAGAGCTATTGTTTTCTGCCGGAGTGGGAGAGGAGCGCATCACTGAGTTTTCCTGTG GTCATGTAATTCCTCCCGAGAACATTCTTCCCCTCGTCTTGTGCAGCGGTCCCTCCGGTCAGGAGCTGGATTTTACTTTCCAAAACAGAGACTCTCCACgcatg ATGGATGAGACCGGTCGCATTCTCTCCAACATCTGTAACGTGGTCCCGGGCGGGGTCGTGTGCTTCTTCCCTTCTTACGAGTACTCAAGGCGCATCGTTTCTCACTGGGAGGCCAGCGGTGCTCTGACCCGTCTGGCTAATAAGAAGAAG ATCTTCCAGGAGCCAAAGAAAGCCAACCAGGTTGAGCAGGTGCTGAGCGAGTTCTCCCGCTGTATCCAG AGGTGTGCTGTGGACGCTGGCGGGCTCACAGGAGCGTTGCTGTTCTCTGTCGTCGGAGGAAAGATGAGCGAGGGCATCAATTTTTCCGATGACCTTGGCAG GTGTGTGGTAATGGTGGGAATGCCATATCCCAACATCAAATCCCCAGAGCTGCAGGAAAAGATGTCCTATCTGGATAAACACCTG ccTCACAGTGGAGGGAGGAGCCCTGGCCAAGCCCTTATAGAAAACCTCTGCATGAAGGCTGTCAATCAATCCATAG GAAGAGCTATCCGTCACCGTGGCGACTATTCCTCCATTGTGATGTGTGACCGACGCTACTCTCGACCCGCGACCCTCTCCAAACTTCCAACGTGGATAAAAAGTcgcaccagcacacacacaacttttgGCCCGGCTTTTGCTGCCTTGCGGAAG TTCTTCCTGGAGAAGCAGAGGCAAGTGTAG
- the ddx11 gene encoding ATP-dependent DNA helicase DDX11 isoform X2, producing the protein MENGRAQFPFPYQPYDIQEQFMQALYKTLDQGKVGIFESPTGTGKSLSLICGALSWLTDHEEKSRQKTAALLHEGEASLSTSTAPSSAPSSSAEPDWITDFVHKKAERDLVSKLKSCEDEEAFKLLQLSKEEETEAQGDQEDEELIIAEYESDDESKTRSRFCGAEDDTDDELVEEHVNKIYYCSRTHSQLAQFVHEVQKSPFSKDISLVTLGSRQNLCINEEVRRLGSIQRINDCCMEMQKNKREKPHHKEGAKRKRGPAKPVCPYNKASALQQMRDSVLGTVHDIEQMLKLGRETHSCPYYATRLAVPPAQLVVLPYQMLLHEATRRAAGVQLKGQVVIIDEAHNLSDTLSSIHSAELTGAQLCRAHSQLTQYADRYKSRLKAKNLMYIKQILFVIEGLVRVLGGKVGQNPQSQTTQTGTELHSINNFLFKAQIDNINLFKLQRYFEKSMISRKLVGFVEKYAGSGVSLHTPSSSNKENRRTEGLNRYLQTLQSTQINAPVSPADQQGSEAEKVLSASPMMQVEVFFMALTNSNTDGRVLAHRQGTLSESSVKFLLLNPAVHFAEVLKQCRAVIIAGGTMQPVSDFKQELLFSAGVGEERITEFSCGHVIPPENILPLVLCSGPSGQELDFTFQNRDSPRMMDETGRILSNICNVVPGGVVCFFPSYEYSRRIVSHWEASGALTRLANKKKIFQEPKKANQVEQVLSEFSRCIQRCAVDAGGLTGALLFSVVGGKMSEGINFSDDLGRCVVMVGMPYPNIKSPELQEKMSYLDKHLPHSGGRSPGQALIENLCMKAVNQSIGRAIRHRGDYSSIVMCDRRYSRPATLSKLPTWIKSRTSTHTTFGPAFAALRKFFLEKQRQV; encoded by the exons ATGGAGAATGGCAGGGCTCAATTTCCATTTCCCTACCAGCCCTATGACATCCAGGAGCAGTTCATGCAGGCACTGTACAAGACACTTGACCAAGGCAAAGTGGGGATCTTTGAAAGTCCGACTggaacg GGCAAGTCTCTGAGTCTAATATGTGGAGCGCTGAGCTGGCTCACAGACCATGAGGagaagagcagacagaagaCCGCTGCTCTGCTGCATGAAGGAGAAGCATCTCTCTCCACGTCTACTGCTCCGTCCTCTGCTCCGAGCTCCTCAGCAGAGCCGGACTGGATCACGGATTTTGTTCACAAGAAGGCAGAACGTGACTTGGTGTCAAAGTTGAAG agctgtgaagatgaagaagcaTTCAAATTGCTCCAGCTCAGTAAAGAGGAAGAGACCGAGGCACAAGGCGATCAAGAGGACGAGGAGCTTATCATTGCAGAATATGAGAGTGACGATGAGTCAAAGACTAGGAGCAG GTTTTGTGGTGCTGAGGATGACACAGATGACGAATTGGTTGAAGAACATGTGAATAAG ATTTACTACTGCAGTCGCACACACTCCCAGCTGGCCCAATTTGTCCATGAGGTTCAAAAGAGCCCCTTCAGCAAGGACATCAGTCTGGTCACACTGGGCTCACGGCAG AATCTGTGTATCAACGAAGAGGTGCGTCGCCTGGGTAGCATCCAGCGCATTAACGACTGCTGCATGgagatgcagaaaaacaaacGTG AGAAGCCACATCATAAAGAAGGTGCAAAACGTAAGCGAGGCCCAGCAAAGCCTGTGTGTCCCTATAATAAAGCGTCGGCACTGCAGCAGATGAGGGACAGCGTTCTGGGGACCGTCCACGACATTGAGCAGATGCTGAAGCTGGGCAGGGAAACACATTCGTGTCCCTACTACGCCACTCGCCTCGCTGTTCCACCTGCACAG TTGGTGGTGTTGCCCTATCAGATGTTGCTGCATGAGGCCACAAGGAGGGCAGCAGGGGTCCAGCTGAAGGGACAG gtgGTGATTATAGATGAAGCTCACAATCTTAGTGACACACTCTCCAGTATACACAGCGCAGAGCTCACTGGAGCACAG CTTTGCCGTGCCCACTCGCAGCTTACCCAGTATGCAGACCGCTATAA GAGCAGACTGAAGGCAAAGAACCTGATGTACATCAAACAGATTCTCTTTGTGATTGAAGGGCTTGTCCGGGTGCTGGgag GTAAGGTGGGGCAGAATCCGCAGAGCCAGACGACACAAACAG GAACCGAACTGCACAGCATCAACAACTTCCTCTTCAAGGCTCAGATCGACAATATCAACTTGTTTAAG TTACAGAGATACTTTGAGAAGAGCATGATTAGCAGAAAA CTAGTAGGCTTTGTGGAGAAGTACGCAGGATCAGGTGTGAGTCTGCACACTCCGAGCAGCTCTAACAAGGAGAACCGGCGCACAGAGGGCCTAAACCGATACCTTCAAACACTGCAGAGCACCCAGATAAATGCGCCAG TTTCCCCAGCAGACCAGCAGGGGTCAGAAGCAGAGAAAGTTCTGTCTGCGTCTCCCATGATGCAAGTGGAGGTTTTCTTCATGGCTCTCACCAACAGCAACACTGATGGCAGAGTGTTGGCGCACAGACAAG GTACTTTATCAGAGAGCAGTGTCAAGTTCCTGCTGTTGAATCCAGCGGTCCACTTTGCCGAGGTGCTGAAGCAGTGCAGAGCAGTTATCATCGCAGGAGGAACCATGCAGCCT GTTTCAGACTTCAAACAAGAGCTATTGTTTTCTGCCGGAGTGGGAGAGGAGCGCATCACTGAGTTTTCCTGTG GTCATGTAATTCCTCCCGAGAACATTCTTCCCCTCGTCTTGTGCAGCGGTCCCTCCGGTCAGGAGCTGGATTTTACTTTCCAAAACAGAGACTCTCCACgcatg ATGGATGAGACCGGTCGCATTCTCTCCAACATCTGTAACGTGGTCCCGGGCGGGGTCGTGTGCTTCTTCCCTTCTTACGAGTACTCAAGGCGCATCGTTTCTCACTGGGAGGCCAGCGGTGCTCTGACCCGTCTGGCTAATAAGAAGAAG ATCTTCCAGGAGCCAAAGAAAGCCAACCAGGTTGAGCAGGTGCTGAGCGAGTTCTCCCGCTGTATCCAG AGGTGTGCTGTGGACGCTGGCGGGCTCACAGGAGCGTTGCTGTTCTCTGTCGTCGGAGGAAAGATGAGCGAGGGCATCAATTTTTCCGATGACCTTGGCAG GTGTGTGGTAATGGTGGGAATGCCATATCCCAACATCAAATCCCCAGAGCTGCAGGAAAAGATGTCCTATCTGGATAAACACCTG ccTCACAGTGGAGGGAGGAGCCCTGGCCAAGCCCTTATAGAAAACCTCTGCATGAAGGCTGTCAATCAATCCATAG GAAGAGCTATCCGTCACCGTGGCGACTATTCCTCCATTGTGATGTGTGACCGACGCTACTCTCGACCCGCGACCCTCTCCAAACTTCCAACGTGGATAAAAAGTcgcaccagcacacacacaacttttgGCCCGGCTTTTGCTGCCTTGCGGAAG TTCTTCCTGGAGAAGCAGAGGCAAGTGTAG